A single Cherax quadricarinatus isolate ZL_2023a chromosome 4, ASM3850222v1, whole genome shotgun sequence DNA region contains:
- the LOC128684288 gene encoding uncharacterized protein isoform X2, whose protein sequence is MSTGLSTVFVLVLSLCSTWAREILPQPTYLPPRTGLPIDGRGVNIPRTQVHQSNRNDLNSINRFTPISASGNFLHGGISNDELIAPGIQLGINDHSSSRPELTSNRFGQIGLGATSSFATSTGNVSPSGGIAVNIGDAQIGESSSRVGGPINDLGSLNLQVGAGRGSAFTSGDSSSRVVSGPGAGVTFGQINVPRASVAGQINRVNFLITPTVTQIVTIDRFVTLTDLAFNSVAVTLTSFNVQTVTAGTRVVVATPVDERVALQTTVVLRPTSVTMTEVKSDFRVVTEVSVDHVTITHTSYIISQYTYTTTATQVLTYTSTLVRTNLRTASTTFTEYRTVADTVYVGGNYGTRF, encoded by the exons ATGAGT ACGGGTCTCTCAACGGTTTTTGTGCTTGTACTGAGCTTATGCTCAACATGGGCTCGAGAAATCTTGCCGCAa CCCACCTATCTACCTCCACGTACTGGATTACCCATTGATGGCCGTGGAGTCAACATTCCAAGAACCCAAGTTCATCAATCCAACAGGAACGACCTTAATTCCATTAACCGTTTTACTCCAATAAGTGCTTCTGGAAATTTCCTTCACGGTGGCATATCAAATGATGAATTGATCGCCCCTGGCATACAACTTGGTATCAACGATCATTCTTCTAGTCGGCCTGAGCTAACATCGAACAGATTCGGCCAAATTGGCCTGGGTGCAACAAGTAGCTTTGCCACTTCCACCGGTAATGTTTCCCCTTCAGGAGGCATCGCTGTTAACATTGGGGATGCTCAAATAGGGGAATCATCCAGTAGAGTCGGTGGCCCTATCAATGATCTAGGTAGTTTAAACCTTCAAGTTGGTGCTGGCAGAGGAtcagccttcacaagtggcgattCTTCCAGTCGGGTCGTAAGTGGTCCAGGTGCTGGCGTCACATTCGGCCAGATTAATGTTCCCAGAGCGTCTGTGGCTGGTCAAATCAACAGGGTGAACTTCTTAATCACCCCAACAGTAACCCAGATTGTGACGATCGACCGCTTCGTAACCCTCACTGACCTGGCTTTCAACAGCGTGGCAGTCACCCTCACTTCATTCAACGTGCAGACTGTCACTGCTGGCACTCGCGTG GTTGTAGCCACACCAGTGGACGAACGCGTTGCCCTCCAGACCACTGTAGTCTTAAGACCGACATCAGTGACAATGACTGAGGTGAAGTCTGACTTCAGGGTGGTGACAGAAGTCTCGGTTGACCACGTGACGATCACCCATACATCTTACATCATCAGTCAATATACGTACACCACGACTGCCACTCAAGT gttAACCTACACTTCTACACTGGTAAGAACAAACTTACGCACTGCAAGCACAACCTTCACTGAATATCGCACCGTAGCGGACACTGTTTACGTCGGCGGCAATTACGGCACTCGTTTCTAG
- the LOC128684288 gene encoding uncharacterized protein isoform X1 encodes MSVTGLSTVFVLVLSLCSTWAREILPQPTYLPPRTGLPIDGRGVNIPRTQVHQSNRNDLNSINRFTPISASGNFLHGGISNDELIAPGIQLGINDHSSSRPELTSNRFGQIGLGATSSFATSTGNVSPSGGIAVNIGDAQIGESSSRVGGPINDLGSLNLQVGAGRGSAFTSGDSSSRVVSGPGAGVTFGQINVPRASVAGQINRVNFLITPTVTQIVTIDRFVTLTDLAFNSVAVTLTSFNVQTVTAGTRVVVATPVDERVALQTTVVLRPTSVTMTEVKSDFRVVTEVSVDHVTITHTSYIISQYTYTTTATQVLTYTSTLVRTNLRTASTTFTEYRTVADTVYVGGNYGTRF; translated from the exons ATGAGTGTG ACGGGTCTCTCAACGGTTTTTGTGCTTGTACTGAGCTTATGCTCAACATGGGCTCGAGAAATCTTGCCGCAa CCCACCTATCTACCTCCACGTACTGGATTACCCATTGATGGCCGTGGAGTCAACATTCCAAGAACCCAAGTTCATCAATCCAACAGGAACGACCTTAATTCCATTAACCGTTTTACTCCAATAAGTGCTTCTGGAAATTTCCTTCACGGTGGCATATCAAATGATGAATTGATCGCCCCTGGCATACAACTTGGTATCAACGATCATTCTTCTAGTCGGCCTGAGCTAACATCGAACAGATTCGGCCAAATTGGCCTGGGTGCAACAAGTAGCTTTGCCACTTCCACCGGTAATGTTTCCCCTTCAGGAGGCATCGCTGTTAACATTGGGGATGCTCAAATAGGGGAATCATCCAGTAGAGTCGGTGGCCCTATCAATGATCTAGGTAGTTTAAACCTTCAAGTTGGTGCTGGCAGAGGAtcagccttcacaagtggcgattCTTCCAGTCGGGTCGTAAGTGGTCCAGGTGCTGGCGTCACATTCGGCCAGATTAATGTTCCCAGAGCGTCTGTGGCTGGTCAAATCAACAGGGTGAACTTCTTAATCACCCCAACAGTAACCCAGATTGTGACGATCGACCGCTTCGTAACCCTCACTGACCTGGCTTTCAACAGCGTGGCAGTCACCCTCACTTCATTCAACGTGCAGACTGTCACTGCTGGCACTCGCGTG GTTGTAGCCACACCAGTGGACGAACGCGTTGCCCTCCAGACCACTGTAGTCTTAAGACCGACATCAGTGACAATGACTGAGGTGAAGTCTGACTTCAGGGTGGTGACAGAAGTCTCGGTTGACCACGTGACGATCACCCATACATCTTACATCATCAGTCAATATACGTACACCACGACTGCCACTCAAGT gttAACCTACACTTCTACACTGGTAAGAACAAACTTACGCACTGCAAGCACAACCTTCACTGAATATCGCACCGTAGCGGACACTGTTTACGTCGGCGGCAATTACGGCACTCGTTTCTAG